Genomic window (Catenulispora sp. EB89):
CGGCCTGCAGAAGTTCGGGGACGACGGCGGAGCCGATGTAGCCGCTGGCGCCGGTGACGAAGATGCGCATGGGGACTCCCGGGGGAAAGTGATGTGACTCGGTAACGTCACTACGACTGTAGCGCAGTGATGTGACCAAGTCACATCAACTAGGCTGTCCCCATGGCCCGATGGGAACCGAACGCACGCGAACGCCTGGTCCGCGCCGCCGTCGACCTGTTCACGGAGCAGGGCTACGACGCGACCACCGTCACCCAGATCGCCGAGCGGGCCGGCGGCCTGACGAAGACCACCTTCTTCCGCCACTTCCCGGACAAGCGCGAGGTCCTGTTCGCCGGCCAGGAGCTCCACGCCCGCCTACTCGCCGAAGCCCTCGCCGCCGCCCCACCGGACGCCACACCCCTGACCGCGGTCGGGTCCGCCCTCGACGCACTGGCAGGCTCGTTCCACGAGGACCGCCGCGAACTCGGCGCGAAGCTGTTGGTGCTGATCGCCGGCAACACGGAGATCCAGGAACGCTCGGCGTTCAAGCACGCCATCCTCACCGCAGCCATCACCGACGGCCTGCGCAAGCGCGGCGTCGCCGACCAGATCGCGGCGCTGGCGGCGGAGGTGGGGATGCTGGCCTTCGACGAGGCCTTCGCGCGCTGGGTCGCTTCGACGGATCCGTCCGCTCCAGCCGACCGCCGCAGCCTGGTCGACTACACGCGGCAAGCCCTCGCAGAGCTGCGCGAAGCGGCAGCAGCGCTCGACTGAGTACGAGCACTGAACATCGAGCGTTAACGCCGCCGCCTCCCGAACCTCGGGAGACGGCGGCCCGCCCGGGACGAGGGATGAACCCGGGCGTGCGGCGGGCCTGCTGATGGGGGTGGGGGACCCGCCGCCGGTGGTGCCGATCGTGAAGCCCTCGCGTCGCGAGGCGGAATGCGACCGCGAACGCCCGGTTCCGGCCCCGGGCGCCAAGTCGCCGTTGCCGATTGTGAACTTTTCACGGCCGTTCAACAAGGGTGCCCGCAGATCTTTCCGGGTCGTGACCGGATCGTGATCCCAAATGCCCCAAACGTGCTCTGACCAGGCGTGAGCTAAATGAGCAGAACCCTTTCCAACGCACATATCGCGGCTTAGCGACGAAACGAAGACGTAACACAGGTCACGTCCTAGCGTCTGCATTCCGTACCCCGGAACGAAACCCCGATATGAGAAAAGGAGCGGATTCGATGGCTGCACGAAGCGCTTCCGCGACAGCCCCGGCCGCCGGCCGAACCGATCGGGAGAACGCTCGCATCGAGATCACCGGCGTCACCAAGCGGTTCCTCACACCGTCCGGCGACGCTTTCACGGCCCTGCGCGACGTCTCCTTCACCGTCGAGCCCGGCCAGTTCTGCGCCGTCGTCGGACCCACCGGCTGCGGCAAGTCCACCACGCTCGGCCTGGTCGCGGGCCTGGACAAGCCCAGCGAGGGCTCGGTCAGGGTCGGCGGCAGGGAAGTCACCGGCATCACCGACGGCACGAGCTTCATGTTCCAGGCCGACGCGCTGCTGCCGTGGAAGACGGTGCTCGGGAACGTCGCCATGGGCCCGATCTTCAAGGGCGCCAACAAGAAGGACGCGCAGGCGCTGGCCCGCGACTGGATCCGCCGCGTCGGCCTGGCCGGCTTCGAGGAGCACCACCCGCACCAGCTGTCCGGCGGTATGCGCAAGCGCGTCGCGATGGCCGCCGCGCTGATCAACGAGCCGTCGATCCTGATGATGGACGAGCCGTTCGGGGCGCTGGACGTGCAGACCAAGGCGATCATGTCGAACGAGCTGCTCGGGCTGTGGGAGCAGCTGCGCCCCTCAGTGCTCTTCATCACCCACGACCTCGAGGAGGCCGTGGCGCTGGCCGACCGCGTCGTGGTGCTGTCCGCGGGCCCCGGGACCGTCAAGGAGATCTTCGACATCGACCTGCCGCGGCCGCGCGGCTCGGTGCAGGAGATCCGCTTCGACACGCGGTTCCTCGAACTCCACCACCAGATCTGGGAGACGCTGCGCGAAGAGGTCGAGCGCTCCTACGCACGCACGACGGGAGAGAAGGCATGAGCGCGGACACCTTGGCGTCCACGTCGGTCCAGCCGGCCACCAAGCGCCGCGGGCTGAGCATCCGCCGCAAGCGCAAGCTCAAGATCCACGCGGCCCAGATCGGCTTCGCCGTCGTGATGCTCGGCGGCTGGCAGCTGTTCGCGACGAACAAGTGGCTCGGGGTGGACCCGTTCACCTACGGCAAGCCGACCCTGATCTGGGACAGCCTTTACGCCTACTTCACCAAGGGCGACCAGGCCACCG
Coding sequences:
- a CDS encoding TetR/AcrR family transcriptional regulator, whose product is MARWEPNARERLVRAAVDLFTEQGYDATTVTQIAERAGGLTKTTFFRHFPDKREVLFAGQELHARLLAEALAAAPPDATPLTAVGSALDALAGSFHEDRRELGAKLLVLIAGNTEIQERSAFKHAILTAAITDGLRKRGVADQIAALAAEVGMLAFDEAFARWVASTDPSAPADRRSLVDYTRQALAELREAAAALD
- a CDS encoding ABC transporter ATP-binding protein translates to MAARSASATAPAAGRTDRENARIEITGVTKRFLTPSGDAFTALRDVSFTVEPGQFCAVVGPTGCGKSTTLGLVAGLDKPSEGSVRVGGREVTGITDGTSFMFQADALLPWKTVLGNVAMGPIFKGANKKDAQALARDWIRRVGLAGFEEHHPHQLSGGMRKRVAMAAALINEPSILMMDEPFGALDVQTKAIMSNELLGLWEQLRPSVLFITHDLEEAVALADRVVVLSAGPGTVKEIFDIDLPRPRGSVQEIRFDTRFLELHHQIWETLREEVERSYARTTGEKA